A region of Syngnathoides biaculeatus isolate LvHL_M chromosome 20, ASM1980259v1, whole genome shotgun sequence DNA encodes the following proteins:
- the LOC133493895 gene encoding gastrula zinc finger protein XlCGF57.1-like isoform X1, whose protein sequence is MFVSRTAEDEEELCGPKDEEKPASGLLDAVSKKKPQDAFDTADLSKDLGSGQQEAELLHLKEEAEDKEVVQAELERPSMIKEEEPRRTFIKEEEEQEDVTKFPSTGVLLKHEDDGESEESRRGAEPPSSSSSQHMTTKGDGDHRGGSHPGGLLAPLSDSDDVTSYSTDDGDKQSGGDKMFHTNNKRWKCSHCGKTLAYKRNLKQHMKIHTGEKNIACSVCGKRFIKKADLKKHARTHTGEKPFACPFCGQRFTQKGDLKIHTRIHTGEKPFACLVCGQTFTQKGTLKTHTRTHTGEKPFACSVCGQTFTQKGTLKTHTRTHTGEKPFSCRECGQRFSGKGTLKTHARTHTGEKPFSCLVCGKGFNEEEHLKRHNRTHTGEKPFSCSVCGQRFSVKGTLKTHTRTHTGEKPFSCLVCGLRFSVKGNLQTHTRTHTGEKPFPCTFCGQRFSRKNGAKTHKCAGENCGDQESVIVNFRLS, encoded by the coding sequence ACCTCAGTAAAGATCTTGGTTCTGGGCAGCAGGAGGCGGAGCTCCTTCACCTAAAAGAGGAAGCGGAGGACAAAGAGGTTGTGCAGGCGGAGTTGGAGCGTCCCTCCATGATTAAAGAGGAGGAGCCAAGGCGCACCttcatcaaagaggaagaggagcaggAGGATGTCACCAAGTTTCCATCGACTGGCGTTCTTTTGAAACATGAAGATGACGGTGAAAGTGAGGAAAGCAGAAGAGGGGCGGAGCCTCCAAGCAGCAGCTCAAGTCAACACATGACAACAAAAGGTGATGGAGACCACCGTGGAGGATCACACCCAGGCGGACTCTTAGCGCCGCTATCAGATAGCGACGACGTGACGTCATATTCTACAGACGACGGTGATAAACAGTCTGGGGGTGATAAGATGTTTCACACCAACAACAAACGATGGAAATGTTCTCACTGTGGGAAAACTTTGGCTTATAAGAGGAATTTGAAAcaacacatgaaaatacacactggagaaaaaaacattgcttgcTCAGTTTGCGGTAAAAGATTCATTAAGAAGgctgacttaaaaaaacacgcaagaacacacactggtgaaaaacccTTTGCTTGCCCATTTTGCGGTCAAAGGTTCACACAGAAGGgagacttaaaaatacacacaagaatccATACCGGTGAGAAACCCTTTGCCTGCTTAGTTTGCGGCCAAACATTCACACAGAAGGGaaccttaaaaacacacacacgaacccacactggtgagaaaccttttgcttgctcagtttgtggtcaaacatTCACACAGAAGGGaactttaaaaacacacacaagaacccacactggtgagaaacctttttcctgtcgggagtgtggtcaaagattctcagGAAAGGGAACTTTAAAGACACatgcaagaacacacactggagagaaacctttttcctgcttagtttgtggtaaaGGATTCAATGAAGAGGAGCACTTAAAAAGACACAatagaacacacactggtgagaaaccattttcctgctctgtatgtggtcaaagattctctgtaAAGGGAACCTTAAAAACACATACAAGAACCcatactggtgagaaacctttttcctgcttagtttgcggTCTGAGATTCTCTGTAAAGGGAAacctacaaacacacacaagaacccacactggtgagaaaccttttccctgcaccttttgtggtcaaagattctctcggaAGAATGGGGCGAAGACGCACAAGTGTGCTGGTGAAAATTGCGGTGATCAAGAATCTGTAATTGTAAACTTTAGGTTAAGTTAG
- the LOC133493887 gene encoding gastrula zinc finger protein XlCGF26.1-like has translation MCARTIGEYKEEFCGPKKEEEPQRQLLDALFNLQPRIVLRRADVNENLHPERQQSVSCHIKIEEEGEEVQYIKEEEQEFPHFEENKQEIIQLPSTGVHLKSEDAQQKRRGAEPPIRNRSSRGDYCGGSQTDNDDDEQSEGDETCHAPNKCWKCSHCRKAFASMSNFKKHMKIHIGEKPFTCSVCGQQFTRKKNLKRHTRTHNGDKPFSCSICGQRFTRKGTLERHTRTHTGEKPFSCSICGQRFTRKGNLVRHTRKHTGEKPISCSVCGLIFTDKGSLKTHTKTHTGEKPFPCSDCGRRFSDRSTLKTHIRTHTGEKPFSCLVCGQRFTLKTHLIRHTRTHTGEKPFPCSDCGQRFSDRSTLKTHVRTHTGEKPFSCLVCGQRFTLKGHLKRHTRTHTGEKPFSCSVCGQRLSDKISLKIHTRKHTGEKPFFCAVCGQRFNHKGNLKIHARTHTGEKSFSCIDCGQRFIRKDSLKIHTRTHTGEKPFSCSICSQRFTYKHVLQTHRRTHTGEKPFSCSVCGKRFAEKEKLKIHTRRHTGNKPFSCSVCDQRFSSKYQAQIHKCAGRKSHDQEAVHVNV, from the exons atgtgtgcaagaacgATTGGAGAGTACAAGGAAGAATTTTGCGgaccaaaaaaggaggaggagccacaaCGTCAACTCCTGGACGCTTTGTTCAATCTGCAGCCTCGAATTGTGCTACGCAGAGCCG aCGTCAACGAAAATCTTCATCCAGAGCGGCAGCAGTCGGTGTCCTGTCACATCAAAATAGAAGAGGAGGGTGAAGAAGTTCAAtacatcaaagaggaggagcaAGAGTTCCCACACTTCGAAGAGAACAAGCAGGAAATCATCCAGCTTCCATCCACTGGTGTCCATTTAAAGAGCGAAGATGCTCAACAGAAGAGACGGGGGGCAGAGCCTCCAATCAGGAACCGCTCAAGTCGTGGAGACTACTGTGGAGGATCACAAActgacaatgatgatgatgagcagTCGGAAGGTGATGAGACATGTCACGCTCCcaacaaatgctggaaatgttctcattgTAGGAAAGCTTTTGCTTCTATGTCGAACTtcaaaaaacacatgaaaatacacataGGAGAGAAGCCGTTTacgtgctcagtttgtggtcaacaatTCACTCGTAAGAAaaacttaaaaagacacacaagaactcACAATGGTGATAAACCTTTTTCGTGCTCAATATGTGGCCAAAGATTTACTCGGAAGGGAACCTtagaaagacacacaagaactcacactggtgagaaacctttttcgtgCTCAATTTGTGGCCAAAGGTTTACTCGGAAGGGAAACTTAGTAAGACACACAAGaaaacacactggtgagaaaccaaTTTCCTGCTCAGTATGTGGCCTAATATTCACTGACAAGGGAagcttaaaaacacacacaaaaacacacactggtgagaagccttttccCTGCTCAGATTGTGGCCGAAGATTCTCTGACAGGAGTACGTTAAAAACACAcataagaacacacactggtgagaagcctttttcctgcttagtttgtggtcaaagatttacTCTGAAGACTCATTTaataagacacacaagaacacacactggtgagaagccttttccctgctcagattgtggccaaagattctctgaTAGGAGTACGTTAAAAACACACgtaagaacacacactggtgagaagcctttttcctgcttagtttgtgggcAAAGATTTACTCTgaagggacatttaaaaagacacacaagaacacacactggtgagaaacctttttcctgctctgttTGCGGCCAAAGATTATCTGACAAGATTAgcctaaaaatacacacaagaaaacacactggagagaaaccttttttctgCGCCGTTTGTGGTCAGAGATTCAATCATAAGGGAAACTTAAAAATACatgcaagaacacacactggtgagaaatctTTTTCATGCATAgattgtggtcaaagattcattCGGAAGGActctttaaaaatacacacaagaacccacactggtgagaaaccatttTCCTGCTCAATTTGTTCCCAAAGATTCACTTATAAGCACGTTTTACAAACACACAGAAGAACGCACACTGgcgagaagcctttttcctgctcagtttgtgggaaAAGATTTGCTGAGaaggaaaagttaaaaatacaCACGAGAAGGCACACTGGTaacaaacctttttcctgctcagtttgtgatcAAAGATTTTCTTCTAAATATCAGGCTCAGATACACAAGTGTGCTGGTAGGAAAAGCCATGATCAAGAAGCTGTTCATGTAAATGTGTGA
- the LOC133493895 gene encoding gastrula zinc finger protein XlCGF52.1-like isoform X2 — protein sequence MIKEEEPRRTFIKEEEEQEDVTKFPSTGVLLKHEDDGESEESRRGAEPPSSSSSQHMTTKGDGDHRGGSHPGGLLAPLSDSDDVTSYSTDDGDKQSGGDKMFHTNNKRWKCSHCGKTLAYKRNLKQHMKIHTGEKNIACSVCGKRFIKKADLKKHARTHTGEKPFACPFCGQRFTQKGDLKIHTRIHTGEKPFACLVCGQTFTQKGTLKTHTRTHTGEKPFACSVCGQTFTQKGTLKTHTRTHTGEKPFSCRECGQRFSGKGTLKTHARTHTGEKPFSCLVCGKGFNEEEHLKRHNRTHTGEKPFSCSVCGQRFSVKGTLKTHTRTHTGEKPFSCLVCGLRFSVKGNLQTHTRTHTGEKPFPCTFCGQRFSRKNGAKTHKCAGENCGDQESVIVNFRLS from the coding sequence ATGATTAAAGAGGAGGAGCCAAGGCGCACCttcatcaaagaggaagaggagcaggAGGATGTCACCAAGTTTCCATCGACTGGCGTTCTTTTGAAACATGAAGATGACGGTGAAAGTGAGGAAAGCAGAAGAGGGGCGGAGCCTCCAAGCAGCAGCTCAAGTCAACACATGACAACAAAAGGTGATGGAGACCACCGTGGAGGATCACACCCAGGCGGACTCTTAGCGCCGCTATCAGATAGCGACGACGTGACGTCATATTCTACAGACGACGGTGATAAACAGTCTGGGGGTGATAAGATGTTTCACACCAACAACAAACGATGGAAATGTTCTCACTGTGGGAAAACTTTGGCTTATAAGAGGAATTTGAAAcaacacatgaaaatacacactggagaaaaaaacattgcttgcTCAGTTTGCGGTAAAAGATTCATTAAGAAGgctgacttaaaaaaacacgcaagaacacacactggtgaaaaacccTTTGCTTGCCCATTTTGCGGTCAAAGGTTCACACAGAAGGgagacttaaaaatacacacaagaatccATACCGGTGAGAAACCCTTTGCCTGCTTAGTTTGCGGCCAAACATTCACACAGAAGGGaaccttaaaaacacacacacgaacccacactggtgagaaaccttttgcttgctcagtttgtggtcaaacatTCACACAGAAGGGaactttaaaaacacacacaagaacccacactggtgagaaacctttttcctgtcgggagtgtggtcaaagattctcagGAAAGGGAACTTTAAAGACACatgcaagaacacacactggagagaaacctttttcctgcttagtttgtggtaaaGGATTCAATGAAGAGGAGCACTTAAAAAGACACAatagaacacacactggtgagaaaccattttcctgctctgtatgtggtcaaagattctctgtaAAGGGAACCTTAAAAACACATACAAGAACCcatactggtgagaaacctttttcctgcttagtttgcggTCTGAGATTCTCTGTAAAGGGAAacctacaaacacacacaagaacccacactggtgagaaaccttttccctgcaccttttgtggtcaaagattctctcggaAGAATGGGGCGAAGACGCACAAGTGTGCTGGTGAAAATTGCGGTGATCAAGAATCTGTAATTGTAAACTTTAGGTTAAGTTAG